A section of the Quatrionicoccus australiensis genome encodes:
- a CDS encoding ABC transporter permease has product MAVKQSTLIKVAPWALTITLFLVWEVICTGLKIPDYLMPAPSAIWVAGVEYASPIMMHATQTLFTTLAGFALAVVVGMLLGLAVGASPLIYKATYPLLVGFNSIPKVAFVPVLVVWFGIGTVPAILTAFLISFFPVVVNVATGLATLEPELEDVLRSLGAKRWDIMIKVGLPRSLPYFFASLKVAITLAFVGSVISETVASNLGIGYLMMSASSSMNMPLVFAGLIVIGVMGVVMYELFALAETRLTGWAHRNPNAPG; this is encoded by the coding sequence ATGGCCGTTAAACAATCCACCCTGATCAAGGTCGCGCCCTGGGCCCTGACCATCACGCTTTTCCTCGTCTGGGAAGTCATCTGCACCGGTCTGAAGATTCCCGACTACCTGATGCCGGCGCCCAGCGCCATCTGGGTCGCCGGCGTTGAATACGCCTCGCCGATCATGATGCACGCGACGCAAACCTTGTTCACCACGCTGGCCGGTTTTGCGCTCGCCGTCGTCGTCGGCATGCTGCTCGGCCTGGCGGTCGGCGCCTCGCCGCTGATCTACAAGGCGACTTATCCTTTGTTGGTCGGTTTCAACAGCATTCCCAAGGTCGCCTTCGTGCCGGTGCTCGTCGTCTGGTTCGGCATCGGTACCGTGCCGGCCATCCTGACCGCCTTCCTGATTTCCTTTTTCCCGGTCGTGGTCAATGTCGCGACCGGCCTGGCGACGCTGGAGCCGGAACTGGAAGACGTGCTGCGCTCGCTCGGCGCCAAGCGCTGGGACATCATGATCAAGGTCGGCCTGCCGCGCTCCTTGCCGTACTTCTTCGCCTCGCTCAAGGTGGCGATCACGCTGGCCTTCGTCGGTTCGGTGATCTCGGAAACCGTCGCTTCCAACCTCGGTATCGGCTACCTGATGATGTCGGCCAGCTCGTCGATGAACATGCCGCTGGTGTTCGCCGGCCTGATCGTGATCGGCGTCATGGGCGTTGTCATGTACGAACTGTTCGCGCTGGCGGAAACCCGCCTGACCGGCTGGGCGCACCGCAATCCGAACGCGCCGGGTTGA
- a CDS encoding nucleoside deaminase gives MQAAIAEARLGLAEGGIPIGSVIVHNGRIIGRGHNRRVQNGSAILHGEMDAFENAGRQPASVYREAVLYTTLSPCAMCSGAMLLYGIRRVIVGENKTFMGEEELLRSRGVSVEVVQDETCIALMRDFIAARPELWNEDIGVVDTVDR, from the coding sequence ATGCAAGCCGCCATAGCCGAAGCCCGCCTTGGCCTCGCCGAAGGCGGCATCCCGATCGGCTCGGTGATCGTGCACAACGGCCGCATCATCGGCCGCGGCCACAACCGTCGTGTGCAGAACGGCAGCGCCATCCTGCACGGCGAGATGGACGCCTTCGAAAACGCCGGTCGCCAGCCGGCCAGCGTCTATCGCGAGGCGGTGCTGTACACCACGCTCTCGCCCTGCGCCATGTGCAGCGGCGCCATGCTGCTCTACGGCATCCGCCGCGTCATCGTCGGCGAAAACAAAACCTTCATGGGCGAGGAGGAATTGCTGCGCTCACGCGGCGTCAGCGTCGAAGTCGTCCAGGACGAGACCTGCATCGCCCTGATGCGCGATTTCATCGCGGCCCGGCCGGAATTGTGGAACGAGGATATCGGCGTCGTCGACACGGTCGACCGCTGA
- a CDS encoding ABC transporter substrate-binding protein, with product MSVPFNVCRRLFLAASMAFLASPVLAETPTKLKFTLDWRFEGPSAPFLLAKAKGYFAAEGLDVEIDSGAGSAGAVTRVATGVYEMGFADFNALVEYDAKTPNSKIQGVYMVYNATPAAVFVLKKSGITKPADLAGKTLAAPIFDAGRKAWPAFAKSNKLAVDAVKWQTVEPALRETLLARGDVDGITGFYFTSLLNLEARGVKTEDIVALKYPDFGVELYGNAIIASPKLMAENPKAVAGVLRAFNKALKETIANPVAAIAYVKERDPLINVDLETRRLKLALESSVITPEVKANGLGAVTAERMQRSLAETAEAYGLAKVPAAADLFTSAFLPAKADRMLK from the coding sequence ATGTCTGTCCCGTTCAATGTCTGCCGTCGTCTCTTCCTCGCTGCCAGCATGGCCTTCCTTGCCAGCCCGGTGCTCGCCGAGACGCCGACCAAACTGAAGTTCACCCTCGACTGGCGTTTCGAAGGTCCGTCCGCACCGTTCCTGTTGGCCAAGGCCAAGGGTTACTTCGCGGCCGAAGGGCTTGATGTCGAGATCGACTCCGGTGCCGGTTCGGCCGGTGCGGTGACGCGCGTCGCCACCGGTGTATACGAGATGGGCTTCGCCGATTTCAACGCGCTGGTCGAATACGATGCCAAGACGCCGAACTCGAAGATCCAGGGTGTCTACATGGTGTACAACGCAACGCCGGCTGCCGTCTTCGTGCTCAAGAAGTCGGGCATCACCAAGCCGGCCGACCTCGCCGGCAAGACGCTGGCGGCGCCGATCTTCGATGCCGGCCGCAAGGCTTGGCCGGCCTTTGCCAAGTCCAACAAGCTGGCGGTCGATGCCGTGAAATGGCAGACCGTCGAACCGGCTCTGCGCGAAACCCTGCTCGCCCGTGGCGACGTGGATGGCATCACCGGCTTCTACTTCACCAGCCTGCTCAATCTCGAGGCGCGCGGCGTCAAGACGGAAGACATCGTCGCCCTGAAGTACCCGGACTTCGGCGTTGAACTGTACGGCAACGCGATCATCGCCAGCCCGAAGCTGATGGCCGAGAACCCCAAGGCCGTGGCCGGCGTGCTGCGCGCCTTCAACAAGGCGCTCAAGGAAACCATCGCCAACCCGGTCGCGGCAATTGCCTACGTCAAGGAACGCGATCCGCTGATCAACGTCGATCTGGAAACGCGTCGCCTCAAGCTGGCGCTTGAGTCCAGCGTGATCACGCCGGAAGTCAAGGCGAACGGCCTCGGTGCGGTGACTGCCGAGCGCATGCAGCGCTCGCTCGCCGAGACGGCCGAAGCCTACGGCCTGGCCAAGGTGCCGGCTGCTGCCGACCTGTTCACCTCTGCCTTCCTGCCGGCCAAGGCCGACCGGATGCTCAAGTAA
- a CDS encoding urease accessory protein UreD — protein MAGRGHLADNPAMNSRLPIAPPTWHAELHLGFASRAGRSVLRENRHQGPLRVQKALYPEGEGICQAILLHPPSGIAGGDQLHIAVTVDAAAQAQITTPGAGKWYRSGGAEASQHIKFNVCAGAALEWLPQETIVFDGAIARMDTRVQLAADSRYIGWDILCLGRAAAGERFENGRFDLFCRVDRSGQPIWLERGGFAGNDAMLHSPAGWAGATVCGTLLCSFPELPQQAAALLESCRAIAPADAASHALTALPGILVARYLGDNSEAARQWFADIWKILRPACIGRPAVLPRIWNT, from the coding sequence ATGGCCGGCCGCGGCCACCTTGCCGACAATCCGGCCATGAACAGCCGCCTGCCGATCGCCCCGCCCACCTGGCACGCCGAGTTGCATCTCGGTTTTGCCAGCCGTGCAGGCCGCAGTGTGCTGCGCGAGAATCGCCACCAGGGCCCCTTGCGCGTGCAAAAGGCGCTTTACCCGGAAGGCGAAGGCATCTGCCAGGCCATCCTGCTGCATCCACCCTCCGGCATTGCCGGCGGCGACCAGCTGCACATCGCCGTGACGGTCGACGCCGCGGCCCAGGCACAAATCACCACGCCGGGTGCCGGCAAGTGGTACCGCTCGGGCGGCGCCGAAGCCAGCCAGCACATCAAATTCAACGTTTGCGCCGGCGCCGCGCTCGAATGGCTGCCGCAGGAAACCATCGTCTTCGATGGTGCCATTGCGCGCATGGACACCCGCGTGCAACTCGCCGCCGACAGCCGCTATATCGGCTGGGACATTCTCTGCCTGGGCCGTGCTGCCGCCGGTGAACGCTTTGAAAACGGCCGTTTTGACCTGTTTTGTCGCGTCGACCGGTCGGGCCAGCCGATCTGGCTCGAACGCGGCGGCTTTGCCGGCAATGACGCGATGTTGCACAGCCCGGCCGGCTGGGCCGGCGCCACCGTCTGCGGCACCCTGCTTTGCAGCTTTCCCGAACTGCCGCAACAGGCCGCCGCCCTGCTCGAAAGCTGCCGCGCCATCGCCCCGGCCGATGCCGCATCACATGCGCTGACCGCCCTGCCCGGCATCCTGGTTGCCCGTTACCTCGGCGACAACAGCGAAGCCGCGCGGCAATGGTTCGCCGACATCTGGAAAATCCTGCGCCCGGCCTGTATCGGTCGACCGGCCGTTTTGCCAAGAATCTGGAATACCTAA
- the scpB gene encoding methylmalonyl-CoA decarboxylase, which translates to MSLILAEISDGIGTITLNYEIKRNALSEQLVLEIAATFEKFKAERVRVAILRARPGAKVWSAGHNVAELPLGGLDPLGWQDPLRMLIRDVEAFPAPVIALIEGGVWGGACELVFACDMIVATPEATFAATPAKLGVPYNATGLLTFLNAAPPHIAKELLFTSRPMTAARLERQGIINHVVPAAEITDFTHEMAQTIAHNSPLAIGVMKEQLRILAAAHALSPADFERIQGLRRVVYNSRDYAEGINAFKEKRTPVYLGE; encoded by the coding sequence ATGTCCCTGATTCTTGCCGAAATCAGCGATGGCATCGGCACCATCACGCTGAATTACGAAATCAAGCGCAACGCGCTATCCGAACAACTGGTCCTCGAAATCGCCGCCACTTTCGAGAAATTCAAGGCCGAACGCGTGCGCGTTGCGATCCTGCGCGCCCGGCCCGGTGCCAAGGTCTGGTCGGCCGGCCACAACGTCGCCGAACTGCCGCTCGGCGGCCTCGACCCGCTCGGCTGGCAGGACCCGTTGCGCATGCTGATCCGCGACGTGGAAGCCTTTCCGGCCCCGGTCATTGCGCTGATCGAGGGCGGCGTCTGGGGCGGCGCCTGCGAACTGGTCTTCGCCTGCGACATGATCGTCGCCACGCCCGAGGCGACCTTCGCCGCGACGCCAGCCAAGCTCGGCGTGCCCTACAACGCGACCGGCCTGCTCACCTTCCTCAACGCCGCGCCGCCGCACATCGCAAAAGAGCTGCTTTTTACCAGTCGACCGATGACCGCCGCCCGCCTCGAACGCCAGGGCATCATCAACCACGTCGTACCGGCCGCCGAGATCACCGACTTCACGCACGAGATGGCGCAGACCATCGCCCACAACTCGCCGCTGGCGATCGGCGTCATGAAGGAGCAGTTGCGCATCCTGGCCGCCGCACACGCCCTGTCACCAGCCGACTTCGAGCGCATCCAGGGCCTGCGCCGGGTGGTGTACAACAGCCGCGACTACGCCGAAGGCATCAACGCCTTCAAGGAAAAACGCACGCCGGTCTACCTCGGCGAATGA
- a CDS encoding alpha/beta hydrolase translates to MKRLHLCAIGLALLLGLCEASLAGPLLDRLRERRAAQGSSAAGSSLPAGVERLENIAYGSDPAQAFDVYLPPNAQNAPVIFMVHGGAWAIGDKATGRVVEAKVARWVSRGFIFISANYRMLPSAPPDVQLRDVALAVATAQRKAGEWRGDAQRFILMGHSAGAHLVALLAATPRPAYAPDLQPVLGTVALDSAAMNIVEIMSQKHYRLYDKPFGTDPAYWRSMSPTLNLAAGAAPLLAVCSSRRDESCAQASQFAGRAGQLGVRAEVLRQDLSHGDINSQLGTPGAYTAAVETFLASLDGEVARRLR, encoded by the coding sequence ATGAAACGACTGCACCTGTGCGCCATCGGCCTGGCCCTGCTGCTCGGCCTGTGCGAAGCCAGCCTGGCCGGTCCGTTGCTCGATCGTCTGCGTGAACGGCGCGCGGCGCAAGGCAGCAGCGCGGCTGGTTCCAGCCTGCCGGCCGGTGTCGAGCGCCTCGAGAACATCGCCTACGGCAGCGATCCGGCGCAGGCTTTCGACGTCTATCTGCCGCCGAATGCGCAGAATGCGCCGGTGATCTTCATGGTGCATGGCGGCGCCTGGGCGATCGGCGACAAGGCGACGGGCCGTGTCGTCGAGGCCAAGGTGGCGCGCTGGGTCAGTCGCGGTTTCATCTTCATCTCGGCCAATTACCGCATGCTGCCGAGTGCGCCGCCCGACGTGCAGTTGCGCGACGTGGCCCTGGCCGTGGCGACGGCACAGCGCAAGGCGGGTGAATGGCGCGGCGATGCGCAGCGTTTCATTTTGATGGGCCATTCGGCCGGGGCGCATCTGGTTGCACTGCTCGCCGCAACGCCGCGTCCCGCCTACGCACCGGACCTGCAGCCGGTGCTCGGTACGGTGGCGCTGGACAGTGCGGCGATGAATATTGTCGAGATCATGAGCCAGAAGCACTATCGCCTCTACGACAAGCCGTTCGGGACCGATCCGGCCTACTGGCGCAGCATGTCGCCGACGCTGAACCTGGCGGCCGGGGCCGCGCCGCTGCTTGCCGTCTGCTCCAGCCGGCGCGATGAATCCTGCGCCCAGGCCAGCCAGTTTGCCGGGCGCGCCGGGCAACTCGGCGTGCGCGCCGAAGTGCTGCGCCAGGATCTGTCGCACGGCGATATCAACAGTCAGCTGGGGACGCCGGGCGCTTACACGGCGGCGGTCGAAACCTTCCTGGCCAGCCTGGACGGCGAAGTGGCGCGCCGGCTGCGCTGA
- a CDS encoding ABC transporter ATP-binding protein yields the protein MSFVSFENVSLAYAPGGANAIENVSLNIREGEFVAVVGPSGCGKSTLMKLVSGLKPPSEGYVFVDGREVGGPLKIIGMAFQAANLLPWRTTLDNVMLPLEIVEPFRSNLKKEKAKYTADAEALLAKVGLAGYGDKFPWELSGGMQQRASICRALIHQPRLLMLDEPFGALDAFTREELWCMLRDLWQQQPFTVVLVTHDLREAVFLADTVYVMSKRPGRILVRKEIDLPRPRPLDVTYTDAFAGYVHELREHIGRIRES from the coding sequence ATGTCTTTTGTTTCCTTTGAAAACGTCAGCCTGGCCTACGCGCCGGGTGGCGCCAATGCCATCGAGAACGTCAGCCTGAACATCCGCGAAGGCGAATTCGTTGCCGTGGTCGGTCCGTCCGGTTGCGGCAAATCGACCCTGATGAAACTGGTCTCCGGCCTCAAGCCGCCGAGCGAGGGCTATGTCTTCGTCGATGGCCGCGAAGTCGGCGGACCGCTGAAAATTATCGGCATGGCCTTCCAGGCCGCCAACCTGCTCCCTTGGCGCACGACGCTGGACAACGTGATGCTGCCGCTGGAAATCGTCGAACCCTTCCGCAGCAACCTGAAGAAGGAGAAGGCCAAGTACACCGCCGATGCCGAGGCGCTGCTCGCCAAGGTCGGTCTGGCCGGCTACGGCGACAAGTTCCCGTGGGAGCTGTCGGGTGGCATGCAGCAGCGCGCCTCGATCTGCCGCGCGCTGATCCACCAGCCGCGCCTCCTGATGCTCGACGAGCCCTTCGGTGCGCTCGATGCCTTCACCCGCGAGGAACTGTGGTGCATGTTGCGCGATTTGTGGCAGCAGCAGCCGTTCACCGTCGTGCTGGTGACGCACGATTTGCGCGAGGCGGTCTTCCTGGCCGACACCGTGTACGTGATGAGCAAGCGCCCGGGCCGCATCCTGGTGCGCAAGGAAATCGACCTGCCGCGCCCGCGTCCGCTCGACGTGACCTATACCGATGCCTTCGCCGGCTATGTTCACGAACTGCGTGAACACATCGGCCGCATTCGTGAATCCTGA
- a CDS encoding DMT family transporter: MQHWLYLGVAIVSEVIATSALKAAEGFTRPRPSLLVVIGYGIAFYCLSVVLRTLPLGITYAIWSGVGVALVALSGWLLYGQALDLAAVLGLTLIVAGVIVLNLFSKTVAH; encoded by the coding sequence ATGCAGCACTGGCTCTACCTCGGCGTGGCGATCGTCAGCGAAGTCATCGCCACCTCGGCACTGAAGGCAGCGGAAGGCTTCACCCGGCCGCGGCCCTCGCTGCTGGTCGTGATCGGCTACGGCATCGCCTTCTACTGCCTGTCGGTGGTACTGCGCACGCTGCCGCTCGGCATCACCTACGCCATCTGGTCCGGCGTCGGCGTCGCGCTGGTCGCCCTGTCCGGCTGGCTGCTCTACGGCCAGGCGCTCGACCTGGCAGCCGTGCTCGGTCTGACGCTGATTGTCGCCGGCGTCATCGTCCTCAACCTCTTCTCGAAAACCGTCGCTCACTGA
- the ureC gene encoding urease subunit alpha has product MSTKITRQAYAEMFGPTTGDRLRLADTDLIIEVEKDHTIYGEEVKFGGGKVIRDGMGQGQRASAETVDTVITNALIVDAVTGIIKADIGLKDGRIAAIGKAGNPDIQPGVTIVIGPGTEVIAGEGMIVTAGGIDSHIHFICPQQIDEALYSGVTTMIGGGTGPATGTFATTCTPGPWHIHRMLEAADAFPMNLGFLGKGNASLPEALREQVAAGAMGLKLHEDWGTTPAAIDCCLTVADEMDVQVAIHSDTLNESGFVEATLGAFKGRTIHTFHTEGAGGGHAPDIIKAAGLPNVLPSSTNPTMPYTVNTIDEHLDMLMVCHHLDPSIAEDIAFAESRIRRETIAAEDILHDLGAFSMMSSDSQAMGRVGEVIIRTWQAAHKMKLQRGALPEDSTRNDNFRVKRYIAKYTINPALTHGIAHTVGSIEVGKLADLVLWKPAFFGVKPSLILKGGMIAAAAMGDPNASIPTPQPVHYRPMFGSFGKALKTSVTFVSQAALQNPAVNALKLQKTLVAVSGTRTLQKSDMVHNGATPEITVDPETYVVKADGVHLVCEPATELPLAQRYFLF; this is encoded by the coding sequence ATGAGTACGAAAATCACCCGTCAGGCCTACGCCGAAATGTTCGGCCCCACGACCGGCGACCGTCTCCGTCTCGCCGATACCGACCTCATCATCGAAGTCGAAAAGGACCACACGATCTACGGCGAGGAAGTGAAATTCGGCGGCGGCAAGGTCATCCGCGACGGCATGGGCCAGGGCCAGCGCGCCTCGGCTGAAACGGTCGATACCGTCATCACCAACGCCCTGATCGTCGATGCCGTGACCGGCATCATCAAGGCCGACATCGGTCTCAAGGATGGCCGCATCGCAGCCATCGGCAAGGCCGGCAACCCGGACATCCAGCCCGGCGTGACGATAGTCATCGGCCCCGGCACCGAGGTCATCGCCGGCGAAGGCATGATCGTCACGGCCGGTGGCATCGACAGCCACATCCATTTCATCTGTCCGCAGCAGATCGACGAGGCGCTCTATTCCGGCGTAACGACCATGATCGGCGGCGGCACCGGCCCCGCCACCGGCACCTTCGCCACGACCTGCACGCCGGGGCCGTGGCACATCCACCGCATGCTCGAAGCGGCCGACGCTTTCCCGATGAACCTCGGTTTCCTCGGCAAGGGTAACGCCAGCCTGCCGGAAGCCCTGCGCGAGCAGGTCGCAGCCGGCGCCATGGGGCTCAAGCTGCACGAGGACTGGGGCACGACGCCGGCCGCCATCGACTGCTGCCTGACGGTGGCCGACGAGATGGACGTGCAGGTCGCCATCCACTCCGACACGCTCAACGAATCCGGCTTTGTCGAAGCGACCTTGGGCGCCTTCAAGGGCCGCACCATCCACACCTTCCACACCGAAGGCGCCGGCGGCGGCCACGCCCCGGACATCATCAAGGCGGCCGGCCTGCCCAATGTCCTGCCCAGCTCGACCAACCCGACCATGCCGTACACGGTGAACACCATCGACGAGCATCTCGACATGCTGATGGTTTGCCACCACCTCGACCCGAGCATCGCCGAGGACATTGCCTTCGCCGAATCGCGCATCCGCCGCGAGACGATTGCCGCCGAGGACATCCTGCACGACCTCGGCGCCTTCTCGATGATGAGTTCCGACTCGCAGGCCATGGGCCGCGTCGGCGAAGTCATCATCCGTACCTGGCAGGCGGCGCACAAGATGAAGCTACAGCGTGGCGCCTTGCCGGAAGACAGTACAAGAAATGACAACTTCCGCGTCAAACGCTACATCGCCAAGTACACGATCAACCCGGCGTTGACCCACGGCATCGCGCACACCGTCGGCTCCATCGAAGTCGGCAAGCTGGCCGACCTGGTGCTGTGGAAACCGGCCTTCTTTGGCGTCAAGCCGAGCCTGATTCTAAAAGGCGGCATGATCGCAGCCGCCGCGATGGGCGACCCCAACGCCTCGATCCCGACGCCGCAACCGGTACATTACCGGCCGATGTTCGGCAGCTTCGGCAAGGCGCTGAAAACGTCCGTCACCTTCGTCTCGCAAGCGGCGCTGCAAAACCCAGCGGTCAACGCCCTGAAACTGCAAAAAACGCTGGTCGCCGTCTCCGGCACGCGCACGCTGCAGAAATCTGACATGGTGCACAACGGCGCCACGCCCGAAATCACCGTCGATCCCGAAACCTACGTGGTCAAGGCCGACGGCGTGCATCTCGTCTGCGAACCGGCGACCGAACTGCCGCTGGCGCAGCGTTACTTCCTGTTCTGA
- the guaD gene encoding guanine deaminase, which translates to MSAPQTSRFQLVRGQVLHFLADPGEQDDADSYQYFRDGALWIVDGHIADLGPWVGVQARVAPEDLAAAEVFNYGDRLILPGLVDTHCHYPQSGIIASFGRQLLDWLNDYTFPAEAAFGDPAVGAATAEYFIERMLAHGTTTASVFSTVHPESVDAFMAAAKKRDLRMLTGKVMMDRNAPANLMDTVADAERDSLALIERWHGKGRLRYSITPRFAPTSSPEQLALAGELYKSKPDLHVQSHLAENPAEIAWVGQLFPHCRDYLDVYQHYGLLGPRTIYGHCIHLAPVEIEEMARYGAAAAFCPTSNLFLGSGFFNHPAAADAGIRVGLATDVGGGTSFSLIRTLGEAYKVSQLHQRPLAPLRAWFLATLGGAQALYLDEFIGNFAKGKEADFVVLDPRATPELAFRLKGSERLAEKLFALMILGDERCVVATHVMGKPAFQQ; encoded by the coding sequence ATGAGCGCTCCGCAAACCTCCCGTTTCCAGCTTGTCCGCGGCCAGGTGCTGCATTTCCTCGCCGATCCCGGCGAACAGGACGACGCCGACAGCTACCAGTATTTTCGCGACGGCGCGCTGTGGATCGTCGACGGCCATATCGCCGATCTCGGCCCCTGGGTCGGCGTCCAGGCCCGCGTTGCGCCGGAGGATCTCGCCGCAGCTGAAGTCTTCAATTACGGCGACCGGCTGATCCTGCCCGGTCTGGTCGATACCCATTGCCATTACCCGCAATCCGGCATCATTGCCTCGTTCGGCCGGCAGTTGCTCGACTGGCTCAACGACTACACCTTCCCGGCCGAGGCGGCCTTCGGCGACCCGGCGGTCGGCGCTGCCACCGCCGAATATTTCATCGAGCGCATGCTGGCGCACGGCACGACGACGGCCTCGGTTTTTTCGACAGTGCATCCGGAGTCGGTCGATGCCTTCATGGCGGCGGCGAAAAAGCGCGATTTACGGATGTTGACCGGCAAGGTCATGATGGACCGCAATGCCCCGGCCAACCTGATGGATACCGTGGCCGACGCCGAGCGCGACAGCCTGGCACTGATCGAGCGCTGGCACGGCAAGGGCCGCCTGCGCTACAGCATCACGCCGCGCTTCGCACCGACTTCCAGCCCCGAGCAACTGGCACTGGCCGGCGAGCTTTACAAGAGCAAGCCCGACCTGCATGTGCAGTCGCACCTCGCCGAAAACCCGGCCGAGATCGCCTGGGTCGGCCAGCTCTTCCCGCATTGCCGCGACTACCTCGACGTCTATCAGCATTACGGCCTGCTCGGCCCGCGCACGATCTACGGCCACTGCATCCACCTCGCGCCCGTCGAAATCGAGGAAATGGCCCGCTACGGCGCGGCGGCGGCTTTCTGCCCGACCTCCAATCTCTTCCTCGGCAGCGGCTTCTTCAACCATCCGGCGGCGGCCGATGCCGGCATCCGCGTCGGGCTGGCCACCGATGTCGGCGGCGGCACCTCGTTCAGCCTGATCCGCACGCTGGGCGAAGCCTACAAGGTGTCGCAACTGCACCAGCGCCCGCTGGCGCCGCTGCGCGCCTGGTTCCTCGCCACGCTGGGCGGTGCCCAGGCGCTCTACCTCGATGAATTCATCGGCAATTTCGCCAAGGGCAAGGAAGCCGACTTCGTCGTCCTCGACCCGCGCGCCACGCCGGAACTGGCTTTCCGCCTCAAGGGCAGCGAACGCCTGGCCGAGAAGCTGTTCGCGCTGATGATCCTCGGCGACGAACGCTGCGTCGTCGCGACGCATGTCATGGGCAAGCCGGCATTTCAGCAGTAA
- the ureA gene encoding urease subunit gamma, producing the protein MELTPREKDKLLIFTAGLLAERRLARGLKLNYPEAVALITCAIMEGAREGKTVAELMHAGTQVLSRADVMDGIAELIPEIQVEATFPDGTKLVTVHNPIV; encoded by the coding sequence ATGGAACTGACACCACGAGAGAAAGACAAGCTGCTGATCTTCACCGCCGGCCTGCTCGCCGAACGGCGCTTGGCGCGCGGCTTGAAGCTCAACTACCCGGAAGCCGTGGCGCTGATCACTTGCGCCATCATGGAAGGTGCCCGCGAAGGCAAGACCGTTGCCGAACTGATGCACGCCGGCACACAGGTCCTGAGCCGCGCCGACGTCATGGACGGCATCGCCGAGCTGATTCCGGAAATCCAGGTCGAAGCGACGTTTCCGGATGGGACCAAGCTGGTCACCGTGCATAACCCGATTGTTTGA
- a CDS encoding urease subunit beta, which yields MTPGELLAEPGELELNAGRPTITLVVANTGDRPIQVGSHYHFHETNAGLSFDREAARGFRLDIAAGTAVRFEPGQTRTVQLVALAGDRKVYGFRGLVQGAL from the coding sequence ATGACCCCCGGAGAACTCCTCGCCGAACCCGGCGAACTTGAACTCAATGCCGGCCGCCCGACCATCACGCTGGTCGTCGCCAATACTGGTGACCGCCCGATCCAGGTCGGCTCGCACTACCACTTTCACGAAACCAATGCCGGTCTGAGCTTCGACCGCGAAGCGGCGCGCGGCTTCCGCCTCGACATCGCCGCCGGCACCGCCGTGCGCTTCGAGCCAGGCCAGACGCGCACCGTGCAACTGGTCGCGCTGGCTGGCGACCGCAAGGTCTACGGTTTCCGTGGCCTCGTTCAGGGAGCACTGTGA
- the queF gene encoding NADPH-dependent 7-cyano-7-deazaguanine reductase QueF (Catalyzes the NADPH-dependent reduction of 7-cyano-7-deazaguanine (preQ0) to 7-aminomethyl-7-deazaguanine (preQ1) in queuosine biosynthesis), with the protein MNSSHDPSPLSPLGKATEYRNAYAPELLFPIPRQIKRSEIGVSDAALPFVGEDIWNAYEISWLNEKGKPVVALGCFRIPADSPHLIESKSFKLYLNSLNQTPFADTDTVVATLAKDLSAAAGATVDVELAPLGLYPLPQIAYPDGVLLDDLDIACDTYQPTPELLHTVDAPEIEETLYSHLLKSNCLVTGQPDWGMVVIRYRGRPLERAALLRYIVSFRNHNEFHEQCVERIYCDITRQCAPAALAVYARYTRRGGLDINPFRSSGEFGPPENVREVRQ; encoded by the coding sequence ATGAACTCCAGCCACGACCCCAGCCCCCTGTCGCCCCTCGGCAAAGCCACGGAATACCGCAATGCTTACGCCCCGGAGCTGCTTTTCCCGATTCCCCGCCAGATCAAGCGCAGCGAGATCGGCGTCAGCGATGCCGCCCTGCCCTTCGTCGGCGAAGACATCTGGAACGCCTACGAAATCTCCTGGCTCAATGAAAAGGGCAAGCCGGTCGTCGCCCTCGGCTGCTTCCGCATCCCGGCTGACAGCCCGCACCTGATCGAATCGAAGTCCTTCAAGCTCTACCTGAATTCCTTGAACCAGACGCCCTTTGCCGACACCGACACGGTGGTCGCGACACTGGCCAAGGATCTGTCGGCGGCCGCCGGCGCCACGGTCGATGTCGAACTGGCGCCGCTCGGCCTCTACCCGCTGCCGCAGATCGCCTATCCGGACGGCGTGCTGCTCGACGATCTCGACATCGCCTGCGACACCTACCAGCCGACCCCCGAACTGCTGCACACGGTCGACGCCCCGGAAATCGAGGAAACGCTGTATTCGCACCTGCTCAAGTCGAACTGCCTGGTCACCGGCCAGCCGGACTGGGGCATGGTCGTCATCCGCTACCGCGGCCGGCCGCTCGAACGCGCCGCGCTGCTGCGCTACATCGTCTCCTTCCGCAACCACAACGAATTCCACGAGCAGTGCGTCGAGCGCATCTACTGCGACATCACGCGCCAGTGCGCGCCTGCCGCGCTTGCCGTTTACGCCCGCTACACGCGGCGCGGCGGACTCGACATCAATCCCTTCCGCAGCAGCGGCGAGTTCGGGCCGCCGGAAAATGTCCGCGAAGTCCGCCAGTAG